The following coding sequences lie in one Musa acuminata AAA Group cultivar baxijiao chromosome BXJ1-8, Cavendish_Baxijiao_AAA, whole genome shotgun sequence genomic window:
- the LOC135680286 gene encoding uncharacterized protein LOC135680286, whose protein sequence is MVVGKFRRSESFPAPKPAGGRAAAAKSSFRTRCISLPSRSHPIATHLADDLHAVLSWPPAPSSSSAAVHWLSDGLARLHLLLAGLYDVLQLPQAHDPLRCRHRRRSPALADRFLDDFLRLADAHGSFRAAAIALKQHLAAAQVAIRRRDVQRLQPCLRALRRAGKGLADLAASVREIRRRPPTASAAGAVTDAEEVEVARVMWEVAVAAADASRVVFLGVAQMSMAAAEAAEAVTCRSAWAAAVLRWRDRGRSKSSNKKVLREEVMTEKEEREWRRTALERLGAAEDGMVNIRVTLLNVITPAT, encoded by the coding sequence atggtcgTAGGAAAGTTCAGGCGCTCAGAATCCTTTCCGGCCCCGAAGCCTGCAGGGGGCCGCGCCGCCGCCGCCAAGAGCTCCTTCCGCACCCGATGCATCAGTCTCCCCTCCCGCTCCCACCCCATCGCCACCCACCTCGCCGACGACCTCCATGCCGTCCTGTCGTGGCCCCCTGCCCCATCTTCCTCCTCCGCTGCTGTCCACTGGCTCTCCGACGGCCTCGCCCGACTTCACCTCCTCCTTGCGGGGCTCTACGACGTCCTCCAGCTTCCCCAGGCCCACGACCCCCTCCgatgccgccaccgccgccgctccCCCGCCCTAGCCGACCGCTTTCTCGACGACTTCCTCCGCCTCGCCGACGCGCACGGCTCCTTCCGTGCCGCTGCCATCGCCCTCAAGCAGCACCTCGCGGCCGCCCAGGTCGCGATTCGCCGCCGCGACGTGCAGCGCCTCCAGCCCTGCCTTCGCGCCCTGCGCCGCGCGGGAAAGGGGCTGGCCGATCTCGCCGCGTCCGTCCGCGAGATCAGGAGGAGGCCGCCGACCGCTTCTGCCGCAGGGGCAGTGACGGACGCCGAGGAGGTGGAGGTCGCCAGGGTGATGTGGGAGGTCGCCGTCGCGGCTGCGGATGCCTCGAGGGTGGTGTTCCTCGGTGTGGCGCAGATGTCCATGGccgcggcggaggcggcggaggcAGTGACGTGTCGGTCCGCGTGGGCCGCCGCGGTGCTGAGGTGGAGGGACAGAGGAAGGTCGAAGTCGTCGAACAAGAAGGTTTTGCGGGAGGAGGTGATGACAGAAAAGGAGGAGCGGGAATGGCGGAGGACGGCGTTGGAGAGGCTGGGGGCAGCGGAGGACGGCATGGTCAACATCAGAGTCACGCTCCTCAACGTTATCACTCCCGCCACCTAA